A single window of Streptomyces sp. NBC_00464 DNA harbors:
- a CDS encoding TetR/AcrR family transcriptional regulator, which translates to MSPKQQRGEATAAHVLDCALDLYASDGEAGLTLGALTSASGVSAGSIYHHFGSLPGVVAALAQSWLGRLLDELGGELARAGNARTGIHAVVRTYLTFIQVHPDAARLMHSATVDRETTARARQIRGAQEARLAPLAAWLRAHQESGQLVDLPLPVVESLILGPVTGIARRWLSVGDIDIEEAARTVPDRIWRSVSP; encoded by the coding sequence ATGAGTCCGAAGCAGCAACGCGGTGAGGCCACTGCCGCGCACGTACTCGACTGCGCGCTGGACCTCTACGCGTCGGACGGCGAAGCCGGGCTCACCCTGGGCGCGCTCACCTCGGCCAGCGGCGTCAGCGCGGGAAGCATCTACCACCACTTCGGCAGCCTCCCGGGCGTGGTGGCCGCGCTCGCGCAATCCTGGCTGGGCCGCCTCCTCGACGAGCTGGGCGGGGAGCTCGCACGGGCCGGGAACGCCCGGACCGGCATCCACGCGGTGGTGCGGACCTACCTGACCTTCATCCAGGTCCACCCGGACGCGGCGCGGCTCATGCACTCCGCCACCGTGGACCGCGAGACCACCGCACGCGCCCGTCAGATCCGCGGGGCCCAGGAGGCCCGGCTGGCCCCTCTCGCGGCCTGGCTGCGCGCCCATCAGGAATCGGGCCAACTCGTGGATCTCCCCCTGCCCGTGGTGGAATCGCTGATCCTGGGCCCGGTGACGGGGATCGCACGCCGCTGGCTCTCGGTCGGCGACATCGACATCGAGGAGGCCGCGCGCACGGTCCCGGACCGCATTTGGCGCTCCGTCAGCCCCTGA
- a CDS encoding ribonuclease domain-containing protein — MRIPPRITTLGGVAALLSVLFVGGPVAATATAATTSVGSICYSALPSQAHDTLDLIDAGGPFPYDQDGTVFQNREGVLPGQSTGYYHEYTVITPGSPTRGARRIVTGEEVQEDYYTADHYETFDLVDHGC; from the coding sequence ATGCGAATCCCCCCACGGATCACCACGCTCGGCGGCGTCGCCGCCCTCCTGTCCGTCCTCTTCGTCGGCGGCCCCGTCGCGGCGACCGCGACCGCCGCGACCACCTCGGTCGGCAGCATCTGCTATTCCGCGCTGCCGTCCCAGGCCCACGACACCCTCGATCTCATCGACGCCGGCGGACCCTTCCCGTACGACCAGGACGGGACCGTCTTCCAGAACCGCGAAGGCGTCCTGCCCGGACAGAGCACCGGCTACTACCACGAGTACACCGTGATCACCCCCGGCTCCCCGACCCGCGGTGCGCGACGCATCGTCACGGGCGAGGAGGTCCAGGAGGACTACTACACCGCCGACCACTACGAGACCTTCGACCTCGTCGACCACGGCTGCTGA
- a CDS encoding barstar family protein: MTVTYVIDGSEVTGLDRFWDVIGEAVNGPGGYFGRNLDAFADCLRGGMGTPDDGDFVIEWRGHALSARALGHEETARHLRGLSGRAHASNLPRLRQELARAEAGLGPTLFDRLLEIIRDETAPGTLRLL, encoded by the coding sequence ATGACCGTGACCTATGTGATCGACGGCTCCGAGGTCACCGGCCTCGATCGCTTCTGGGACGTGATCGGCGAGGCGGTGAACGGGCCGGGCGGCTACTTCGGCCGGAATCTCGACGCCTTCGCGGACTGCCTGAGAGGCGGGATGGGCACGCCGGACGACGGCGACTTCGTCATCGAGTGGCGGGGCCACGCCCTGTCGGCGCGCGCTCTGGGCCACGAGGAGACCGCGCGCCATCTCCGCGGCCTGTCCGGCCGCGCCCATGCGAGCAACCTGCCGCGGCTGCGGCAGGAACTGGCGCGGGCCGAGGCCGGCCTGGGGCCGACGCTCTTCGACCGGCTGCTGGAGATCATCCGGGACGAGACCGCCCCCGGCACCCTGCGACTGCTCTGA
- a CDS encoding M9 family metallopeptidase, protein MKNRLVRQRLTGLSTVALAACLGVGMLAAPSLAAEPRPSTPAAVTTTAAAGKAVAPGTPEPGGPAAQALTAPVQDPGHIGGTALKPADRAPQTASKDALKRDYDDPRATAPSHPAPSMKAKARSAAKAAGIAPAAACSVADFTSRTGSDLVQQIKSSTTDCVNTLFTVKGNDGYLAFREAQMVTVANALRDGSAAYPGDSSTGMPQLVLFLRAGYYVQYYDPATVGDYGDALRTAIQGGLDAFFASAHAFDVTDANGETLSEAVILIDSAVQNARYLSVVKRLLADYDSSYNSSWYMLNAVNSVYTVTFRGHQVPEFVSAVEADPSLLDSLAGFARDHLDLLGTDRAYLTSNAGRELARFLQEESLRSKARPLVIDLLGRSSLTGPTAPLWVGLADMANYYEPDNCATYGTCDLAARIKSAVLPVEYTCSDSIRILAQQMSSSDLSAACTSLKGQDAYFHEIARDSGPVADDNNTTIEVVVFDSSTDYQTYAGAIYGIDTNNGGMYLEGDPAAAGNQPRFIAYEAEWVRPDFQIWNLNHEYTHYLDGRFNMSGDFEDGLTTPTIWWVEGFAEYVSYSYRDVTYDDAVTQAAAHTYTLSSLFDTTYENADQTRIYNWGYLAVRYMLQSHRADMDTLLGLYRSGDWNAARTLLTSTIGSRYDTDWNTWLTACAGGACGTSTNPPTDPSAECTASDVRELGQDCVRSGLQATQGNYSYLYLYVPAGTARLTITMSGGTGDADLYYNANGWATTSAYTSRSTGTGNAHTLTVENPAEGAHYISLYAVQDFGGAKVSTQY, encoded by the coding sequence GTGAAGAACCGTTTGGTTCGACAGAGATTGACCGGCTTGTCCACCGTGGCCCTGGCGGCCTGTCTGGGTGTCGGCATGCTTGCCGCACCGAGCCTGGCCGCCGAGCCCCGGCCCTCCACACCGGCGGCCGTCACCACGACTGCTGCCGCGGGCAAGGCCGTTGCTCCTGGGACGCCCGAGCCGGGCGGCCCCGCTGCGCAGGCCCTCACCGCACCCGTACAGGACCCCGGCCACATAGGCGGCACGGCCCTGAAGCCCGCCGACCGGGCGCCGCAGACCGCGTCCAAGGACGCGCTGAAGCGCGACTACGACGACCCGCGTGCCACCGCGCCGAGCCACCCGGCCCCCTCGATGAAGGCCAAGGCCCGCTCCGCCGCGAAGGCCGCCGGCATCGCCCCTGCCGCCGCCTGCTCCGTCGCCGACTTCACCAGCCGTACCGGCAGCGACCTGGTGCAGCAGATCAAGTCGTCGACGACCGACTGCGTCAACACCCTGTTCACGGTCAAGGGCAACGACGGCTACCTCGCCTTCCGCGAGGCCCAGATGGTCACCGTCGCCAACGCCCTGCGCGACGGATCGGCCGCGTACCCGGGTGACAGCAGCACCGGGATGCCCCAGCTGGTGCTGTTCCTCCGGGCCGGCTACTACGTGCAGTACTACGACCCCGCCACCGTCGGCGACTACGGCGACGCGCTCCGCACCGCCATCCAGGGCGGGCTCGACGCCTTCTTCGCCTCCGCGCACGCCTTCGACGTCACGGACGCCAACGGGGAAACCCTGTCCGAAGCCGTCATCCTCATCGACAGCGCCGTGCAGAACGCCCGCTACCTGAGCGTCGTCAAGCGCCTGCTCGCCGACTACGACTCCTCGTACAACAGCTCCTGGTACATGCTGAACGCCGTCAACAGCGTCTACACGGTGACCTTCCGGGGTCATCAGGTGCCCGAGTTCGTCAGCGCCGTCGAGGCCGATCCCAGCCTGCTCGACTCGCTCGCCGGCTTCGCCCGCGATCACCTCGACCTGCTGGGCACGGACCGCGCCTACCTGACCTCCAACGCCGGGCGCGAGCTCGCGCGCTTCCTCCAGGAGGAGTCGCTGCGGTCCAAGGCGCGACCGCTCGTCATCGACCTGCTCGGCCGGAGCTCCCTCACGGGCCCGACCGCACCGCTCTGGGTCGGACTCGCGGACATGGCCAACTACTACGAACCGGACAACTGCGCCACGTACGGCACCTGCGACCTGGCGGCACGGATCAAGAGCGCCGTCCTTCCCGTCGAGTACACCTGCAGCGACAGCATCCGCATCCTCGCCCAGCAGATGTCCTCGTCCGACCTCTCGGCCGCCTGTACCAGCCTGAAGGGCCAGGACGCCTACTTCCACGAGATCGCCCGTGACAGCGGACCGGTCGCCGACGACAACAACACCACCATCGAGGTGGTCGTCTTCGATTCGAGCACCGACTACCAGACCTACGCCGGAGCCATCTACGGCATCGACACCAACAACGGCGGCATGTACCTGGAGGGCGACCCGGCAGCGGCCGGCAACCAGCCGCGCTTCATCGCCTACGAGGCCGAATGGGTGCGCCCGGACTTCCAGATCTGGAACCTCAACCACGAGTACACGCACTACCTCGACGGCCGGTTCAACATGTCCGGCGACTTCGAGGACGGCCTCACCACGCCGACCATCTGGTGGGTCGAGGGCTTCGCGGAGTACGTCTCCTACTCCTACCGTGATGTGACCTACGACGACGCCGTCACCCAGGCCGCCGCGCACACCTACACCCTGAGCTCCCTGTTCGACACCACCTACGAGAACGCCGACCAGACGCGCATCTACAACTGGGGCTACCTGGCGGTCCGTTACATGCTCCAGTCGCACCGCGCCGACATGGACACGCTTCTGGGCCTCTACCGCAGCGGCGACTGGAACGCCGCCCGCACCCTGCTCACCTCCACCATCGGCAGCCGCTACGACACCGACTGGAACACCTGGCTGACGGCGTGTGCGGGTGGCGCCTGCGGAACCAGCACCAACCCGCCGACCGATCCGTCGGCCGAGTGCACCGCGAGCGATGTCCGGGAGCTCGGTCAGGACTGTGTCCGGAGCGGGCTGCAGGCCACCCAGGGCAACTACTCCTACCTGTACCTCTACGTGCCCGCCGGAACCGCCCGGCTCACCATCACCATGAGCGGCGGCACGGGCGACGCCGACCTCTACTACAACGCCAACGGCTGGGCCACCACCAGTGCCTACACCTCACGGTCGACCGGCACCGGAAACGCCCACACGCTGACGGTCGAGAACCCGGCGGAAGGAGCGCACTACATCAGTCTCTACGCCGTGCAGGACTTCGGCGGGGCGAAGGTCTCCACGCAGTACTGA
- a CDS encoding TetR/AcrR family transcriptional regulator, which produces MTVWDRPEPPNRPVPLDRERIVAAAMALADEGGLAAVSLRKVAARLDAGPMRLYGYISTKEELFDLLVDEVYAEILPEEEPGDFREALRVLARRTRQAALRHEWLADLLGGRPALGPNGLAVAEATLAALDGLADVDTVMRAVETVSAYFTGAIRREITNLRAERATGLSESDWQRASGPRVTKALATGRFPALAKAVHDGTHVDAEESFETGLDWVLDAVAAKLAGQKA; this is translated from the coding sequence ATGACTGTGTGGGACCGGCCGGAGCCGCCGAATCGCCCTGTGCCGCTCGACCGGGAGCGGATCGTCGCCGCCGCCATGGCGCTGGCCGACGAGGGCGGGCTGGCGGCGGTGTCGTTGCGCAAGGTCGCCGCCCGCCTGGACGCCGGCCCGATGCGGCTGTACGGATACATCTCCACCAAGGAGGAGTTGTTCGACCTCCTGGTGGACGAGGTCTACGCCGAGATTCTCCCCGAGGAGGAGCCCGGTGACTTTCGGGAGGCGCTGCGCGTCCTCGCCCGCCGCACCAGGCAGGCCGCTCTCCGTCATGAATGGCTGGCCGACCTGCTCGGCGGCCGTCCGGCCCTGGGCCCGAACGGCCTCGCCGTGGCCGAGGCCACGCTGGCCGCACTCGACGGCCTGGCCGACGTCGACACCGTCATGCGCGCCGTGGAGACGGTCAGCGCCTACTTCACCGGCGCGATCAGGCGCGAGATCACCAACCTGCGGGCCGAGCGCGCCACGGGCCTGTCCGAGAGCGACTGGCAACGCGCCTCCGGCCCGCGTGTGACGAAGGCATTGGCCACGGGCCGCTTCCCGGCACTGGCCAAGGCCGTGCACGACGGCACGCACGTCGACGCCGAGGAGTCATTCGAGACCGGTCTGGACTGGGTTCTCGACGCCGTGGCTGCCAAACTCGCGGGGCAGAAGGCCTAG
- a CDS encoding FAD-dependent oxidoreductase, whose amino-acid sequence MRQRIAVVGSGPAGLAFARVLHRHDHPVTVLERDPAPDARPPGGTLDLHEGLGQLALDKAGLLTEFQALSRPEGQAMRILDTDGTVLRDWKPRPGDRANPEIDRRQLRDLLLGPLDVRWGQGVTQVVPGTRNGVLVHFADGRQETFDLVIGADGAWSRVRPVVSPVTPHYTGVTFVETSLDDVDIRHPGLARLIGDGSLAVYGVNRALVAQRNSGGHVKVYAQFRAPLAWHTHLDLTDAEAVRSSLLALFDGWAAPVLDLLRHGTAFVHRPLYVLPVSHTWTHVPGVTLLGDAAHLMPPLGAGANLAMLEGAELAESIATGPGPGDLDATVRAFEEQMWARAGRWAKMTTAGLDRLVSPDPAEALALFDQVQPS is encoded by the coding sequence ATGAGACAACGAATCGCCGTGGTCGGGAGCGGCCCTGCAGGCCTTGCCTTCGCCCGCGTCCTGCACCGCCATGACCACCCCGTCACCGTCCTCGAACGCGATCCCGCACCCGACGCCCGCCCTCCCGGCGGCACCCTGGACCTGCACGAGGGGCTGGGTCAGCTCGCGCTGGACAAGGCGGGGTTGCTGACGGAGTTCCAGGCCCTGTCCCGCCCCGAGGGGCAGGCGATGCGCATTCTGGATACGGACGGGACCGTCCTGCGCGACTGGAAACCTCGTCCGGGTGACCGGGCCAATCCCGAGATCGATCGCCGTCAACTCCGTGATCTGCTGCTCGGCCCTCTGGACGTCCGGTGGGGGCAGGGTGTGACGCAGGTGGTGCCGGGGACCCGAAACGGCGTGCTGGTCCATTTCGCGGACGGGCGACAGGAGACGTTCGACCTCGTGATCGGCGCGGACGGCGCCTGGTCCCGGGTCCGCCCGGTCGTCTCGCCGGTGACGCCGCACTACACCGGAGTCACCTTCGTCGAGACCTCCCTGGACGACGTCGACATCCGCCACCCCGGCCTCGCGCGTCTGATCGGCGACGGTTCCCTGGCCGTGTACGGCGTGAACCGCGCGCTCGTCGCCCAGCGCAACAGCGGCGGCCACGTCAAGGTGTACGCCCAGTTCCGTGCGCCGCTGGCCTGGCACACGCACCTGGACCTGACCGACGCCGAGGCCGTGCGGTCGAGCCTGCTGGCCCTGTTCGACGGCTGGGCCGCCCCTGTCCTCGACCTCCTCCGCCACGGCACCGCTTTCGTCCACCGCCCCCTCTACGTCCTGCCCGTGTCCCACACCTGGACCCATGTCCCCGGGGTGACGCTCCTGGGCGACGCCGCCCATCTGATGCCCCCGCTGGGGGCGGGCGCGAACCTCGCGATGCTGGAAGGCGCCGAACTCGCCGAGTCCATCGCCACCGGCCCCGGCCCCGGAGATCTGGACGCGACCGTCCGCGCCTTCGAGGAACAGATGTGGGCACGGGCCGGCAGGTGGGCGAAGATGACGACGGCCGGTCTGGACCGCCTCGTGAGCCCGGACCCAGCCGAAGCCCTCGCCCTCTTCGACCAGGTCCAGCCGTCCTGA
- a CDS encoding GntR family transcriptional regulator yields MARLTSLNVISAQEHLRDQVAHALRAALISGELKPGTVYSAPALASDFGVSATPVREAMLDLAREGLVEAVRNKGFRITELTDQDLDDFTELRAMIEVPTVGRIARMGLTQELEALRPVALEIVEAARRHDILGYLEADRRFHLALLALAGNRRLVEEVGELRKRSRLFGLNRLAESGQLIASAQEHVQLLDLVVAGDAPGAEACMLAHMSHVRSLWADGRQGGSERSGEAPEGVSAGQV; encoded by the coding sequence ATGGCCCGCCTGACGTCGCTCAACGTGATCTCGGCGCAGGAGCATCTGCGTGACCAGGTGGCGCACGCACTGCGGGCGGCACTCATCTCCGGCGAGCTGAAGCCCGGGACCGTGTACTCCGCGCCCGCGCTCGCCTCGGATTTCGGGGTCTCCGCCACGCCCGTCCGTGAGGCGATGCTCGACCTGGCCCGTGAGGGACTGGTCGAGGCCGTCCGCAACAAGGGTTTCCGGATCACCGAACTGACCGATCAGGACCTCGACGACTTCACCGAACTCCGGGCCATGATTGAGGTGCCCACCGTGGGCAGGATCGCGCGGATGGGCCTCACACAGGAGTTGGAGGCGCTGCGGCCCGTAGCGCTGGAGATCGTCGAGGCGGCCCGCCGGCACGACATCCTGGGCTATCTGGAGGCGGACCGCCGTTTCCATCTCGCCCTGCTGGCGTTGGCCGGGAACCGCCGGCTGGTCGAGGAGGTCGGCGAACTGCGCAAGCGCTCCCGGCTGTTCGGCCTGAACCGGCTGGCCGAGTCGGGGCAGCTGATCGCCTCCGCGCAGGAACACGTACAACTGCTGGACCTGGTGGTCGCCGGTGACGCCCCGGGAGCCGAGGCCTGCATGCTCGCCCATATGTCCCATGTCCGGTCCCTGTGGGCCGACGGCAGGCAGGGCGGGTCCGAGCGCTCCGGCGAGGCGCCCGAAGGGGTGTCGGCCGGCCAGGTCTGA
- a CDS encoding proline racemase family protein, with amino-acid sequence MRTRHIFHAVDSHTEGMPTRVITGGIGTLPGATMAERRAHFMAHRDAVRTLLMYEPRGHAAMSGAILQPPTRPDADFGVLFMEVSGCLPMCGHGTIGVATVLVETGMVEVTEPVTTVRLDTPAGLVSVDVRVEDGAATSVTLTNVPAFSAGLGLTAKVPGHGTVPYDLAYGGNFYAMVQLDDLGLPFDRSRKDELLAAGLALMDAVNAGDRPVHPLDPAIHGLKHVQLIAPGSDAVRSRHAMAIHPGWFDRSPCGTGTSARMAQLHARGELALDTDFVNESFIGTEFTGRLVAETTVGTLPAVVPAITGRAWITGTAQYFLDPADPFPEGFVL; translated from the coding sequence TTGCGCACGCGTCACATCTTCCACGCCGTCGACTCGCACACCGAAGGCATGCCCACCCGGGTGATCACCGGCGGCATCGGCACGCTGCCCGGCGCCACCATGGCCGAGCGCCGCGCCCACTTCATGGCGCACCGGGACGCGGTACGGACCCTGCTGATGTACGAGCCGCGCGGCCACGCGGCCATGAGCGGGGCGATACTCCAGCCGCCGACCCGACCCGACGCCGACTTCGGGGTCCTGTTCATGGAGGTCTCCGGCTGTCTGCCGATGTGCGGGCACGGCACCATAGGGGTGGCCACCGTCCTGGTGGAGACCGGCATGGTGGAGGTCACCGAACCGGTCACCACCGTGCGGCTGGACACTCCCGCCGGGCTGGTGAGCGTCGACGTCCGGGTCGAGGACGGCGCTGCCACCTCCGTCACCCTGACCAACGTCCCCGCCTTCAGTGCCGGACTCGGACTCACGGCGAAGGTCCCCGGCCACGGCACCGTGCCCTACGACCTCGCGTACGGCGGAAACTTCTACGCCATGGTCCAACTGGACGACTTGGGCCTGCCGTTCGACCGCTCCCGCAAGGACGAGTTGCTGGCCGCCGGGCTCGCACTGATGGACGCGGTCAACGCCGGTGACCGCCCGGTCCACCCGCTCGACCCCGCCATCCACGGGCTCAAGCACGTCCAGCTGATCGCCCCGGGCTCGGACGCCGTCCGCTCCCGGCACGCCATGGCCATCCACCCCGGCTGGTTCGACCGTTCGCCGTGCGGCACCGGCACCTCCGCGCGCATGGCCCAGCTCCACGCGCGGGGCGAACTGGCGCTGGACACCGACTTCGTCAACGAGTCCTTCATCGGTACGGAGTTCACGGGCCGGCTCGTCGCCGAGACGACCGTGGGAACGCTGCCCGCCGTCGTCCCCGCCATCACAGGGCGCGCCTGGATCACGGGGACCGCGCAGTACTTCCTCGACCCGGCCGACCCGTTCCCCGAGGGCTTCGTGTTGTGA
- a CDS encoding dihydrodipicolinate synthase family protein, whose protein sequence is MKTNRPARTSPWRGVMVATPLTLREDRSIDFDAYAAHVHDLVAEGCDGVVPNGSLGEYQTLTDQERDQVVRVAVEAAGDGARVMPGVSAYDSTQARRRAEQAAEAGAGSVLLLPPNGYPCEDGAVRAHYAEVASAGLPVVAYNNPYDTKVDLTPRLLAQLHADGSVVAVKEFSGDVRRAYEIAEEAPGLDLLVGADDVLLELAVAGAVGWIAGCPNMLPAGCVALYRAAVSGDLDTALPLYRRLHPLLRWDSKPEFVQAIKASMDIVGRHGGPTRPPRMPLDAGALAAVRAATEKALAEGLD, encoded by the coding sequence ATGAAGACGAACCGCCCTGCACGCACCAGCCCCTGGCGAGGCGTCATGGTGGCCACGCCCCTCACCCTGCGCGAGGACCGGTCCATCGACTTCGACGCGTACGCCGCACATGTGCACGACCTCGTCGCCGAAGGATGCGACGGTGTGGTGCCCAACGGTTCGCTGGGGGAGTACCAGACCCTCACGGACCAGGAGCGCGACCAGGTCGTACGGGTCGCCGTCGAGGCGGCCGGGGACGGGGCCAGGGTGATGCCCGGCGTCTCCGCCTACGACAGCACCCAGGCGCGGCGCCGCGCCGAGCAGGCGGCCGAGGCCGGGGCCGGCTCCGTCCTGCTGCTGCCGCCCAACGGGTACCCGTGCGAGGACGGGGCGGTCCGTGCGCACTACGCGGAAGTCGCCTCCGCGGGCCTGCCGGTCGTCGCGTACAACAATCCGTACGACACCAAGGTCGACCTGACACCGCGGCTGCTCGCCCAGCTCCACGCCGACGGTTCCGTCGTCGCCGTCAAGGAGTTCAGCGGTGACGTCCGCAGGGCGTACGAGATCGCCGAGGAGGCCCCGGGGCTCGACCTGCTGGTCGGCGCCGACGACGTCCTGCTGGAGCTCGCCGTGGCGGGTGCCGTCGGCTGGATCGCGGGCTGCCCCAACATGCTGCCCGCCGGCTGCGTCGCGCTGTACCGGGCTGCCGTGTCCGGGGACCTGGACACGGCGCTGCCGCTGTACCGGCGGCTGCACCCGCTCCTGCGCTGGGACTCCAAGCCGGAGTTCGTCCAGGCCATCAAGGCGTCGATGGACATCGTCGGTCGGCACGGCGGCCCCACCCGGCCGCCGCGCATGCCGCTCGACGCCGGCGCCCTGGCCGCCGTGCGCGCGGCCACCGAGAAGGCGCTGGCCGAGGGCCTCGACTGA
- a CDS encoding FAD/NAD(P)-dependent oxidoreductase, with amino-acid sequence MPVPSAEPSAARPERTELAVVGAGPAGTAAAVTAADGGLDVVLLDAADAPGGQYYRAPAPGLGATRPERLHHNWREFEALAARLDRHRTAGRIRHLTGHHVWAVERRAADWTLHAVTGPDGRDGACTLDARRLLVATGSHERQLPFPGWTLPGVVGAAGAQAMLKSGLVLPGRRIVVAGSGPLLQAVAVSLARAGARVPALVEASGYAAYGRAPMVLAAAPGRLAEGARHGVALARHRVRLLTHRAVTAVHGTDRVEGVTVSRLDRDWRPLPGTGHRIDCDTLAVGHGLVPQLDLAVGLGCATRCAADGSAALELDEELRTTVPGVWAAGETGGIGGVRLALTEGELAARSVLVDARGGRGTARTAALRRARRRMRAFAELMGAVHRPGPGWTDWTAADTEVCRCEEVTTGAIRTAVGELGAGDSRTVKLLTRAGMGWCQGRTCGFAVRELAGCAAETGGADRRPLACPVPLSVLARAALPEDT; translated from the coding sequence ATGCCGGTCCCGTCCGCTGAACCGTCCGCCGCCCGCCCCGAGCGCACCGAACTCGCGGTGGTGGGCGCCGGTCCCGCCGGGACGGCCGCCGCCGTCACCGCTGCCGACGGCGGACTCGATGTGGTCCTGCTCGACGCGGCGGACGCACCGGGCGGCCAGTACTACCGTGCCCCGGCACCCGGCCTCGGCGCCACCCGGCCCGAGCGACTTCACCACAACTGGCGGGAGTTCGAGGCCCTCGCCGCACGGCTCGACCGGCACCGCACGGCAGGCCGGATCCGCCATCTCACCGGCCACCACGTCTGGGCCGTCGAGCGGCGCGCAGCGGACTGGACCCTGCACGCGGTCACCGGGCCCGACGGCCGGGACGGGGCCTGCACGCTCGACGCCCGCCGGCTGCTGGTCGCGACCGGCTCCCACGAGCGCCAACTCCCGTTCCCCGGCTGGACCCTGCCCGGGGTCGTCGGAGCGGCCGGGGCGCAGGCCATGCTGAAATCGGGCCTGGTCCTGCCGGGCCGGCGGATCGTCGTCGCCGGCAGCGGACCGCTGCTGCAGGCCGTCGCGGTCTCCCTCGCCCGAGCGGGCGCCCGGGTGCCCGCGCTGGTGGAGGCCTCCGGCTACGCGGCGTACGGACGTGCGCCGATGGTGCTGGCCGCCGCCCCCGGCCGGCTCGCCGAAGGGGCTCGGCACGGTGTGGCGCTGGCACGCCACCGGGTCAGGCTGCTGACGCACCGGGCCGTCACCGCCGTCCACGGCACCGACCGGGTGGAGGGCGTCACGGTGAGCCGGCTGGACCGTGACTGGCGTCCACTGCCCGGGACCGGGCACCGGATCGATTGCGACACCCTGGCCGTCGGGCACGGTCTCGTGCCCCAGCTGGACCTCGCCGTCGGGCTGGGCTGCGCCACCCGGTGTGCCGCGGACGGATCGGCCGCGCTGGAGCTCGACGAGGAACTGCGCACCACCGTGCCGGGAGTATGGGCCGCGGGCGAGACCGGCGGTATCGGCGGCGTCCGACTCGCCCTGACCGAAGGCGAACTGGCGGCCCGCTCCGTGCTCGTGGACGCGCGCGGCGGCCGGGGCACGGCACGCACGGCGGCCCTGCGCCGGGCCCGGCGCAGGATGCGTGCGTTCGCCGAACTCATGGGCGCCGTGCACCGTCCGGGACCCGGCTGGACCGACTGGACGGCAGCCGACACCGAGGTCTGCCGGTGCGAGGAGGTCACCACCGGCGCCATCCGCACGGCCGTCGGGGAGCTCGGTGCCGGTGACAGCCGTACGGTCAAGCTCCTCACCCGGGCCGGGATGGGCTGGTGCCAGGGCCGGACGTGCGGATTCGCCGTGCGGGAACTCGCCGGCTGCGCAGCGGAGACCGGGGGTGCCGACCGGCGCCCGCTCGCCTGCCCCGTCCCCCTGTCCGTACTCGCCCGTGCCGCCCTCCCCGAGGACACGTGA
- a CDS encoding (2Fe-2S)-binding protein, with protein MRRPRIRTAVRTPAGLAGADPGPGFEITFDGRPVRALPGQSIAAALWAASVLTWRTTRGAGRPRGAFCGIGSCFDCLATVNGLPNRRACLLPARPGDAVTTQEGDGHAGPVR; from the coding sequence GTGAGACGTCCCCGCATACGTACGGCCGTACGGACCCCGGCCGGCCTGGCCGGTGCCGATCCCGGCCCCGGTTTCGAGATCACCTTCGACGGCCGCCCGGTCCGCGCCCTGCCCGGCCAGAGCATCGCGGCCGCACTCTGGGCCGCCTCCGTCCTCACCTGGCGCACCACCCGGGGGGCCGGACGGCCGCGGGGTGCCTTCTGCGGGATCGGATCCTGCTTCGACTGCCTGGCCACCGTCAACGGCCTCCCCAACCGGCGTGCCTGCCTGCTGCCCGCCCGCCCCGGCGATGCCGTCACCACGCAGGAAGGGGACGGTCATGCCGGTCCCGTCCGCTGA